Genomic segment of Cytobacillus suaedae:
CCATGAGATTTCAATAAAATAAATCATATAATCAAAGTTCATAATGAACCTTGTCCGTTTCTTTTAGCAGGCACTTGCTTTCCGCGGGGAGTTTGAAAAGCCCAGCTACTGGCTTTTTCAAGAGCGAATTCCCATAGGGGAGGGATGCGAGCCTCCTCGACTTTGCGTGTGGGGTACGCACTACCCTCAACTTCTAAGCAGGAGTCAAGTGCCTTCCGCTACAATCCACTCTTGTTTTAAATTTATTGTAATTGCTATAATTTTACGGAAAATTACCTAAACAAAAAAAAGACCTGCAGAATATCCTGCAGGTTCCTTCCAAAGTTGAAAACAATAATGTCTCAAAGTGGAAGGCAAAGGGAGAGGAGAAACCGGAGGAAGAACTTATGGGGAAACGTAAGTCTTCTCCGCGGTTGGCAACAACATCCTCGAATGATGTTGTCTTTACTAATTATGACCATTCTCGCATTGAGTATACATCCAAACCCTATTTTTTTGAATTGAGGTTATAACATTGAATTCTAGCCTCTTGCAAATGTTTATGGTAGGATGTTTAATAATCAAAGTAATAAGTAAGTATTTAGATCTTTATATTAATCATTTTTTTAATAGAGTGTGGTGAAAAAATATGAGAGTAGTTTCTGGAGTGTGTAAGGGTAGACCGTTAAAAGCTGTACCTGGAATGTCTACTAGGCCAACAACCGATAAAGTAAAAGAAGCAATCTTTAATATAGTCGGTCCTTATTTTGAAGGAGGAGTTGGTCTTGATTTGTTTGGTGGTAGTGGAGGTTTAGGTATAGAGGCTCTCAGTCGAGGCCTAGATAAGGTTATATTTGTTGATAGAGATCAGAAAGCTATACAAACGATTCGATCAAATGTTGAAGCATGTAAATTTACAGATAAAGTAGAAATTTACCGTAACGATGCTGAGCGTGGATTAAAAGCTATTCTAAAACGTGATCTTCGCTTTGATTTAATATTCCTTGATCCACCTTATAAAAAGCAGCAGTTAAACGAGCTTATCTCGAAGATAGAAAACAATCATCTACTGAATGAGGATGGATACATAATTGCAGAGCACAGCGATGAGGTTGATTTACCCATCAGCATAGGCGTACTAAAAAAGATAAAGTTTGAAAACTATGGGGTTACGTCTGTTTCAGTATTTCAAAGTAGAAAAGAGGATTAGGGGGAACCTATGATGGCTAGAGTGGCAGTATGCCCAGGGAGTTTTGATCCGATTACCTATGGACACCTTGATATTATTCGTCGAGGTGCAAAGGTTTTTGATACGGTTTATGTTGTAATCTTGAATAATTCTTCAAAGAAGCCACTTTTTTCTTTAGAAGAGAGAATTGCTCTAATTCAAGAGGTTACAAAGGGGATTGACAATGTAATTGTAGATTCACATTCAGGGTTGTTGATTGACTATGCTAGAAATAAACAAGCGAGTACTATTTTAAGAGGATTGCGTGCAGTCTCAGACTTTGAATATGAGATGCAAATTACTTCGATGAATCGGGTATTAGATGAAAACATTGAAACATTTTTTATGATGACTAACAACCAATACTCTTTTTTAAGTTCCAGTATTGTAAAAGAGGTTGCTAAGTATAAAGGTGATATATCAGAACTTGTTCCAAAAGCTGTTGAAAATGCTCTATTGAAGAAGTTTACATAAAAGAACTCGCCGAAATTGGCGAGTTCTTTTGTTTATCTTTTGTGAGTGTTTAGAGCAAAAAGTCTTGATGCGTAAACAAAAATGTATAGAGTTAAGGATGCCAATGTAATGAGTGGACCATAAGTAGAAAGGAGCGCCCATATGGAGTTGGCCCATACACTAGGCTGTTCTACTAATGCAACAGGAATGACTTCACCATATGCTAAATTGTTAAGGTAGACCGGTTTCCAAAGAACTAATGCAAGGATTGCAGAAATAAAACCCTGTAAGATTCTTGCGAAAAAAAATGGTTTATACCGGATATCTGTGTCAGCAATAATACTCGCAACCTGTGCGTGAATCGAAAACCCGCTGAAGCCGAGTATAAAACTAGTAATGATTAGCTGCTGAAGTAATTCTACATCTACCAATTCACTTGCTAATTTACTTCCTAAAGTAATTTCGAATAACCCTGAAATAAGTGGGATGCTTAGGTCGGGTGAAAGTTTAAAAAGTTGTAGACAAAAGGAAGTGAAATAACCAATTAATTCTGTTATGTTTACTAGCGATAAAAGTCTGTTAAAGACAG
This window contains:
- the rsmD gene encoding 16S rRNA (guanine(966)-N(2))-methyltransferase RsmD, which encodes MRVVSGVCKGRPLKAVPGMSTRPTTDKVKEAIFNIVGPYFEGGVGLDLFGGSGGLGIEALSRGLDKVIFVDRDQKAIQTIRSNVEACKFTDKVEIYRNDAERGLKAILKRDLRFDLIFLDPPYKKQQLNELISKIENNHLLNEDGYIIAEHSDEVDLPISIGVLKKIKFENYGVTSVSVFQSRKED
- the coaD gene encoding pantetheine-phosphate adenylyltransferase, translating into MARVAVCPGSFDPITYGHLDIIRRGAKVFDTVYVVILNNSSKKPLFSLEERIALIQEVTKGIDNVIVDSHSGLLIDYARNKQASTILRGLRAVSDFEYEMQITSMNRVLDENIETFFMMTNNQYSFLSSSIVKEVAKYKGDISELVPKAVENALLKKFT